CCTCTTCCCGTTTACTCTATTTATTTGATAAACCTGCTGTAAAACATCCTCGATTGAggctactttatttttaaaagtagatGTCTGTTACCTTTGCAACAACATAAAACCATAtcgatttacttgtacgagtagtATTTGTTTGACCGTAATTTATATGGTTCTATGGATTGAAATAAACGTTAATTGTTGTATTTATgttcgtttttatttaaatcggCGTCCGCACGTGCtcgccggcgcggcgcggcgcggcgccccGACCGCGGGCAAGGAGCGCTCGTTTCGCCCACTACGTTAATTTATTGATTATGTTAATCGTTGATCATACGAGTGATGTACCGAGCTCAAAGCCTCGAATCTAATGATTTGATCTGCTGTCGGTATATTTCCTAAATCGGTGTTTTATGTAATAAATCGTGATATAAGTACCTTGCACAAACCGTGAGTTTTCATTATCCTTATTTAACCGCACTTCTGCCTGTTTTCAGTCTGAGTTTGGGTCATTCACAAATTTTAAAACCAAAGTTGTCACTCCTTGGACAATAATGTTCATCTTAGTTCCACAACTTTATGCAGCAGATAATGGTTCAACCAGAAAAATAGGCTTTACAGTTTTTAACTTTGGTACCTACGTCGACAGGAGAGACGTAAACATAATTGTTGTATATACCTATGACCCGTTTGCATCATAAAGAGTTTGATAGTCGCGTGCACATCGTCAATCGTTGAAACTGTACAGCAATTAACATGAACAACATCTATAGGTAACGCAATCGCTTCACGTAGATGCGATGTATTCTCATACCCAAAATTAGAAAAAGAACATTTGCGGCCATGTAAGTAGGTCTACTCGTATCATAAGATGTTTATGACTTATTTAAGCACGTATCTTACTTGCTTCACTGGTCAAGTGACCGAAAAAACATCTtagcctctgacacaagagaacAAGCCTTATTTACGTGGCTCCAAATATTCATACTTAAACATATTATACGAGGCGTAGGTAGGTCAATTAACACTTTTTATTCGAACTGCtgtcagtaggtaggtaagtctCTTCCTAATAATGGATATTAATCACGTCTTATAtaaaacaagtaggtatatacatagtTTTCTTTTATCACATTTAGTAAACAAAGTAGGTACGCTACAGAGGTACCTAGAAATATAGGTTTGTCAGGTTTCCATTTCAGTCTTCCGtccgttgaaatctttattgTTGAAATAATACATTGCATTGTACAGTCAACTAATTTTATTCCTAGGCCACTCTATGTATAACCCTGTCGCTTAACTACTACATAACATGACATACATCACTCAATAAGCACTGTCATAGAAGAAGAACAAATTGATTCATTGAGACATGGTTCTTTAGTGGCCTAGGAATCAAATCAGCTGACAGTATACAATAAGGGCGAGAGGGCGAACATCGACCAGAGCCAAATAGAATATTTGTGACTCGAGTTTCAAATTCCTGTGTCAACACAGTGAGTAAGTAGTgggttgtaggtatatttaaaggACCTATGAAAAAACGGAATacaattttttgtatattttatttatacaaaaagtCACAAGCTCATATTAGCGATCGGTTTGGAAATGTGTCGTCTATTAGGTTGTTCCATGCAACtgataaaaaaacatgaattgcAACGATTGCAAGTCATCTACATTATAAAGTAAAAGCTGTCTAAACTCTGGTATAAGTACTATTAATGTATGgtacaaagttattgttaaattatctacatttatttataattcatataaattaggtaaatattttaacatatcTGTTAATGGACTGTTAATGAAACCATAATTACGGTTTGTATATTGACAACATTTCAGtaacaattaaaacatttttttatgtcaTCTACTAGATCGAatgtaaattacatttcaaggttttatttttatttgtaaaggtACCCGTGTGTTATCTTGACATCCTAATTTTAGTTAACAAACATCGGATAATAAAAATCGATGAAAAGAAATAACTAAGTATCAAAACTAATCAAGTAAAATATGTTGTAAATGTGAATACGGTGGCTGGAGAAAATCCTAAATGTTAACataattttttgacagtttaatGAGTGACCTTGGGAACTCATTACCATTTATTGATACCGCTAAGAATTCATTGACTCAATTTAATTccaaataatatatcttttctcattcaattgaagggatgtttacaaaaacaacataactgcttaaagcggttgacactttttaaagaacattgttaatcgtttcaggtgtcagccagtgtagtcagttgttgtttttgtaaacatcccttcaattacttgtacatattatgtacctgTTCGAATTAGTCTGGGGCTCAACAAATTTTCatgaagtaggtaagtaaatacttaCATTGACAACCGGTAGTAATCGAAATATACTTAAATACCACCGTCGTCATGACTCATGACGTACCGTTTCCTGGTTACACATTTTCGCAATGTATGTAAAAAGACAGTTGataaatacagggtgcttcctgtaacaggagcaataaattaaactaaaggctgtactcctcaaactgaccaacatttgttcagcaacttttaaaaattatgaattctttagacttcctctttttcatacaaaataaatattgccttcaatgtacgctgacatcagtgtgtttgacgttgcttgtcacgctttaaacgtagcaaaatttgcaatacatttcgtcttagaataaacttaaaagtgtaataaaaatcaaaacatgagttattttcaaaagttgctgaacaaatgttggtcagtttgaggagtacagcctacagtttaatttattgctcctgttacaggaagcaccctgtatatcctAGTAGGTACCTGTGTAGGTACATACGTTTTACATAAGTAAGTATAGGTTGTGAACATGTATTGAAATGTTGTCAATTAATTATTGatgaatgtaggtacctaatatttatacatggaaaaaaTGTGTACACATTGGCCCACCAAGTCGTTGGTTGTTAATTCGTCAGCGAAAACAGACATTAGGAAAGAGAAGACAAATTCATTATTGACATTAACTTCATCGAATTGCAGCCATTAAAGACCTTTTGCcctaattaattaggtactttatggTTCAATAACTTCGCCACCTAGCTTGATTTTACATGCATGCTGTCAAAAATAAGCTTGTCTCCTTGGGAAAATGAAACCGTCCTTATCTTAGCTTAGGTATAggtaaaattttataaaaacaaataggtatttaagAAAATACTTCAGTGCTCGCACACCCACAGAAAAGTAATACACCATAAACTATCCAACACATGCATACTAATAGGAACAATAGGTAACatgaacaaataaaaaatagttaataATTACGTGTGCAACCGACAcagttaaaataaaatgctttattattattacgagTTTTGCATTTCTGCATCTAACATCTGGTAAATAGGAGGTTGTTAGCCACCGCAAGCCGTAATGGTTATGCGTAGTGCTGCCGACGGGACGACCCcttattatgttatgtataatATCTACTTATTATAGTGCCCCCAAAGATTGGCTACGAATAACGGACGTACGGAGTTTGTTTTATCTTATTAGCTTGCTGGGGTAAAGGCGCAACAAACTCTATTTTATTCCAGAGCTTGTCAGCATCCCATGCATGATTCGGGGCGCGGCTCATTCGGTTGGGACGATGTGACTCCAAGTTGCGAGCAGGAGATGAACCTTTGCACCCATATGCCCATATGGAAGCAATTCAACATGAGGTTGCACGGGTTGCACCAAGAATAAGATCGATCACAAGTTCggtatacaatttttttctagtCAAATGAAGAGATCGCACACTTATTTCTTTCCGGTAAGTTAGAACATCGATATTGCTCAAGTGTTGTGTGCGAATCACTATCGGTCAAGAAACTCTCATTTACCAGATATACGATGCCTTCGAGAAACTTAAGACTCACAAGTTAAGTAGTAGCCGACGCCATAGGTACAATCAAAGTAACGCTCTTATGAATCTTGGAATTAACATTATATAAACTACGACACATACTTAGTATGTCTATGTCTAATGGTCTAGTCATAGTTTTAGTAGCTAAAATTGCAATACAAACAAATCAGAGTGAGTGAAGATTTGCGAGTAATAACTTCGATTGCATGGCGACGGCTGAAAGTTTTTGTGACTCTTAAAGCAattttattataggtaggtaagtatctatAACGTTgtagtttatatataaaaatacttaataagtaaataaaaatacttagtaggtattttttcaTTCTTTGGTTCCTAAGATTTGTATACTTAACTGGAAAagttgtaagtaggtaggtaggtacctaatatcatTGTCAACATTATAGACATCAGTAATCTGGTGAATCACAGTAATTATTgctatacttacataataattataacgtTTATATCTTAATCCTACGGTATCTACAATAAAAGCTAGCTGTCAGCAGTGTCACTATTTGCACAAGTGTGTTCTGGCAAATGCAAGCATAGGCACTTTCTAGTTTGCCTGTGAGAGCGGGGTCTAGAAGGATTCCACAATGGCAAGCAGCGCCGTGGCGGTGCCGACGACCAGGCCAACGATGCCGAAGATAAACAGCAGCCAATCTTTGAGGCGGCGAAGGCGACCGCCGCCCGTGGCGGCCGCGTCCGCCCACGACAAGCACATTTCCATCAGCGCCGGGAAGCAGATGCCCAGCGCCGATAAACACAGCGCACCAAACAGCGAGATGAACAACCCGAGTCGGGGGATTGACACCGCGAACACGACTGTACAAACAACATGGGCAATGTTGGCATCATAAGGGCCGATGATGATTATAAgtactagtaggtacctactattgtgcATGGTACAAGTGTTATATTGGAAAAAACCATATCAATATCTTCACATAGAAATTAACTACTGAACAGTCTATAAGGCATTATTAAGCTAGTACTCAGTCATGAAGTGAGACTGTTTAATCCTTTCGGTCTTCCAAAATCCAAACTCAAacgaggaggttatcaattcggttgtatgtttttttttttttaatgtttttatagtTTCAAAACCGATTTTTATAAAGTCCCAAGATAGAATGAATGTATGTATGCATATTAAAATCCTTCTTAAAGTAAAtcgtataaaacaaaattttaacagccgaatattattaatatttcggTAAGTAACTGATTATTCTGCAAGGTTTACCTTTGATTAACAGAACTTTATTCCCAagaaaatattatacctactcgtaatctTCATTGCTTTCAAAAGTTTATGGAAAAATGCGTTTCAGTAAAACGAAACATCGTTGAAACATTTTTCTGCAAGGGTaaagaatggatctagtaacTTTCGAACTGGATTTACTTACACGTGAGAAGGCACAGTGCGATCCGGAGGGCGTATTCAGACGCGACAAGCTTGGGTTTCGACGCGTGGGACTGTAGAAGGCGCGGGCGCAGGTAGCCGCTCCACACCACGTCCACCGGCACGTAACACTGCAGCCCGTAGCTAATGAAAATGGCCACCGAGAACATCGCTTTCACGCTCGTCGCAACCCTGTAAATATAGTTTTCGTAAATCTATGGTCCTTCGTCAAATTACTGATTAAAGTTTAGTTACATTTTGAAGTAGACTTGGTCTGTCCTTTACTCAGTTTAAGAATCCTTAACGATAATTCAGTCGGCACAACAAtccataaattatttacaatttgGCATGATTGGCCTACTTAACTGCAAAGTGCAATGACGCAGGTACTTGTGATTTAACAGATATATTTAGGAAAAGCGGTATAGTGTCTTTCTTAAATTTTTAGAGTGTTGTCTCTGTTAAGAAAATTAAACCAAATATGAATGATTATAACCATGTGCAAAAAGCAGACTGTCGACAATTTTGCGTATAAATACACAATTATTGTTTCTTATTAGCTATTTTACGACATCTTACGACATATATTGGTATAAGTACATTTGTGTTGCCCCTTTTGTACAGATGTTTCCGCATTAAGTGTTTCAGTAAGGTTTGTTTATGTAGCTTTCACCGGCGAACACAGCGAGGTAACGTATAACTACAACAACATCGACTATAATTAACTTACCGATTTTCCATTGTGTTAGCTAATGTACCAATGGCGACTGCTTTAAAGAAAATAGAAGTTTGTGAGGTAAGTCttaattaatatttaggtataaatTTGACATATTATATGACCTATCCAAATTTCAATCGTCTATTTTAAAATGTCACAGATAACCCGATAGCTAGTGTACCTACTGTACGTAAAAAAGCCAATACCTTCAATGTACATAAATGCACGTATTATaccaataaatacatataaaaaaaacaattgcatACAGTGCATACACAGATGATCTTGCAACCATGACCAttatctaagtacctacctacctacacgaGTTCGgcttaggtacctaagtaaaggAATGTGGAAGCGTGGCATGTTCGTTTTGAGGTAGGTAAATCTAATATAGAGCCGCCTAGTTAGTTGCCGTAAAAATGTCTTAACTTATTAAGGAGCAGTTGTCAAAATTATTTAGGAAATTACGGACATTACACATATCTACCAAACTCTATACCTACTCTAGCAAAACTTGGTAAGCGTTGCAGAAGTGTTTGCGTAAGTAATACATTTTCAAAGATattttccattttcaaaattacttttGTCTCGGAGTTTTCTGAAGGCACCATAATCTTTATCAGACCTCAGattgtataatataatagaaaGCCACTGCTTTTACTATTTACCTACCTGATTTCCTTTTCTTTATACATATAGCATAGGTGTATGATAGTATACGAAGGACCAAAAAGCGTACGTAAGCTAGACCTCGTTTATGTCGTGGGACACACTCGCGGCTCGCCGGGTAGCATTAAGACGCCAGCGCTGATACAATAACATTTCTATACATTGCCAAGAAAcgataaattataatacatcTGCGTACTATAAAGAAATAGCTGGCTAGTAGGTACTGAAATACCCACCATGAGTTTGGAGGGAGATCGAGCGTGACGGAGTCGCTGCACTTCTCGACGCAGAACACGTAGCCGATGGCGCCGACAGCGATGTAAAGCAGCACGATAAACGTCATGCCCACGTTGAGCACGCCGAACGGCTTCCCGAAAGACTTGGGCGTCTTCATGTTGTTCTCCAATGCGATCACCTGCCGACCACAATGACTCAGTTTATTGTTTACCCACACTACACGAACCATCGCCTAGCCTACTAACTACATAATCCCTCCCTAGATTGCCGCGTGGTCCGACAGTCTTGTCCGACATATCCGGAGAGAAGGAATTTTAATTCCTCTCTGTCCGACCGACATTATGACTATACGGATTTTTATATTCCATGCACTTAGTTCGACTATTGAACTCCGAAGAAGTCTAAAATTCCACGTATGTAATTCGATTGTCGAACCACGAGGAATTCCAAAACTCAACTTAGATCGAACTATATTAACATAAAACGGCTTATAATAAACCAAGCCACAATTAAATCAGTAAACGAGTACAGTATACAAGAACGTAAGTATTGTAAActtgacaatatttttttggcaatGCGTTTTTGTTATAGCAAAAGACTTTTTCGCTTGTACACAAAAAAAGAAGCAAAGTGAATCTATCATCTTGTACCTATGATAGAATCTCGTAAATTATATTGTTATtgtattacattatttacaaatttaagTTACCCTACTCACATCCTCTACCTATTTGTAAATCAAGATATGTTGGGATATGGTTATAGATTCTGCCTTCCTGGCAGGAGAGTTATGTGCAGTAGTTATTACGCATTAGCTATTAAAAAAGTTGCCGAGCAATTAAagcagtaggtatacctatgtacACCAGAGTCCATCGCATAGCTATAATGATTTGTTAATTAGTATTAATACTTACAACCCCCACAGCAGTAAGCGCAAATAGAATAGTCCCGAAAAACAAAGGGTAAGTCTTAAACGAGCCCCACAGGTCCAAAGGCGTTTGTGATTTCTTCTCAGTTCCTAGTAAGAAGTACAGCACAATACCGAGGCCGACGAAAGTGATTAAATTTGCGAGTGTTGAGAATGGCGCCAGAATCTTCAAATTGGGGATACAGTTGAATGCGATCAGTGGTCCCAGGATAATAACCATGTGGAGTTTCACATCCATCACATAGTAATCGTCCACCATCTGAAATCAATAGAAACGTCATTGGTCATGTGTATGCCGACAGTTGAACTGCTGATGAATATGGACGCATTAATGATGCAAAGGGCACGGCGTGACCTAATCGGCGGCGAGAAGGCGCCCACTTAAAGTGCCTGCAATGCGATGACCTCGCTTTAAATGGCCGCTTATGGAGCATATTCATTCCCTCCGTAGGTATATTAGGCACGAACAGGAAGTACATCTTACGGATTCAATGTATATCTGACATATTAGAATTGATCGAAGTTCAACGAATAAAATAGCATTCTCATAAAAAATCTCACCTAATCACCGATTACAGTATATTGTCCTCACTGAAAATTCAACCTATTTATAATCGACAAAGTCTCAATGAATGAATGGCGTGTAAGAATGAAAATATGTTTATCTGAAGCTCAACGAATCAGGCTATTGTTGTACAGGCACACTGAGCACTTTTCAAAATTAGTGATGACAAATTCCACtatcaatacgagtaataaactTTGATTACGTTTCAGAAATAAGTCATTAGTCAATTTAGACAGCCTGTCCTTTTTAGGGCCCCATACCCGACGCTCTCTGGCtcatattacctatttaataatatatatttatgccAATTGGTCGCTAATGTGGTGTTGTGACGCCATACCTAGGCGTCGAGCATTAAATAATTGGTTATAAACATCAGTGGCAAGTATATTATATGAACATAACTTGTAAATACCGCTTTAATATTTTCCGCAATG
This genomic window from Cydia amplana chromosome Z, ilCydAmpl1.1, whole genome shotgun sequence contains:
- the LOC134661722 gene encoding proton-coupled amino acid transporter-like protein CG1139, with product MEKAETVHLQPIAEPTKDGAPASFADDEDYDPHEHRQVDRPTNDFETLVHLLKCSLGTGILAMPQAFARSGLVTGIISTVIVGALCTYCLHVLVRSQYDLCKRLRVPLLTYPESMAAALSRGPPALRVLARPSALAVDIFLVVYQLGICCVYIVFIAENIKAMVDDYYVMDVKLHMVIILGPLIAFNCIPNLKILAPFSTLANLITFVGLGIVLYFLLGTEKKSQTPLDLWGSFKTYPLFFGTILFALTAVGVVIALENNMKTPKSFGKPFGVLNVGMTFIVLLYIAVGAIGYVFCVEKCSDSVTLDLPPNSWVATSVKAMFSVAIFISYGLQCYVPVDVVWSGYLRPRLLQSHASKPKLVASEYALRIALCLLTFVFAVSIPRLGLFISLFGALCLSALGICFPALMEMCLSWADAAATGGGRLRRLKDWLLFIFGIVGLVVGTATALLAIVESF